A genomic segment from Sulfuritalea hydrogenivorans sk43H encodes:
- the pbpC gene encoding penicillin-binding protein 1C yields MSRHRHGLVALALLLASLPALALPSFTEVRAAHRPSDAWLLARDGTPLATRRIDRTVRRLPWVPLREIAPTLRRAVLISEDKRFLEHAGVDWQAAAAGAWNNLRNERTRGASTLSMQLVGLLDAESRRKGRRNLLEKIDQTATALRLERSWSKDQILEAYLNLVPFRGELEGVAAMSRALFGKWPEGLDEQEAALAAALLRAPNAKPDVVARRACGLLKEMRRETLCGDIDAVAAVTLGSVLHRVDQTSQLAPHLAVKLLTQPGQRVKSTLDAELQRVAGESLRRHLGALEKRNVEDGAVVVLDNATGEILAWVGSSGDLSEAGEVDGVTALRQAGSTLKPFLYGMAFERRDLTAASLIEDAPLTLATGNGLYAPQNYEPDYRGWVSARTALAGSLNVPAVKTLVRIGADDFAQRLRRFGFDSLTERGDWYGYSLALGSADVSLLMLANGYRTLANQGRWTHVRATPDGKVAPCRGGACGTFSGKPQRAMSAAASFLIGDILADRAARAGTFGLESWLATPYWSAAKTGTSKDMRDNWCAGYSRRFTVAVWVGNASGAAMHDVSGISGAAPVWREVMDWLLRGDVAGRGRLSSVAPSPPAEVIARTVRFDPVAGGTAEPSRREWFLAGTERNVVRAAQAKSLARIGYPAAGTVIALDPDIPPGRQRLPLQLTARGEAGWQWHMDGKPIGRADRPGRWLPQPGKHRLALVDEKNVELDAVAFEVRALRGRRQNN; encoded by the coding sequence ATGAGCCGCCACCGGCACGGACTCGTCGCACTCGCGCTGCTGCTGGCCAGCCTGCCGGCGCTGGCCCTGCCTTCCTTCACCGAGGTGCGCGCCGCGCACAGGCCATCGGATGCCTGGCTGCTGGCGCGCGACGGCACGCCGCTGGCGACGCGACGCATCGACCGCACGGTGCGGCGCCTGCCCTGGGTGCCGCTGCGCGAGATTGCGCCGACCCTGCGCCGCGCGGTGCTGATCTCGGAGGACAAGCGCTTCCTCGAACACGCCGGGGTGGACTGGCAGGCCGCCGCCGCCGGCGCCTGGAACAACCTGCGCAACGAAAGGACGCGCGGCGCCAGCACGCTCTCCATGCAGCTGGTCGGCCTGCTCGATGCCGAATCGCGCCGCAAGGGGCGCCGCAACCTGCTGGAGAAAATCGACCAGACCGCCACCGCCCTGCGCCTGGAACGCAGTTGGAGCAAGGACCAGATCCTCGAGGCCTATCTCAACCTGGTGCCGTTTCGCGGCGAACTCGAAGGCGTGGCGGCGATGAGCCGCGCCCTGTTCGGCAAATGGCCGGAGGGGCTGGACGAGCAGGAGGCCGCGCTGGCCGCCGCCCTGCTGCGCGCGCCGAATGCGAAGCCCGATGTCGTCGCCCGGCGCGCCTGCGGCTTGCTGAAGGAAATGCGGCGCGAAACCCTGTGCGGCGACATCGATGCCGTCGCCGCCGTGACGCTGGGCAGTGTGCTGCATCGTGTCGACCAGACATCGCAACTGGCGCCGCATCTGGCGGTGAAGCTGCTGACGCAGCCGGGCCAGCGCGTGAAGTCGACGCTCGACGCCGAGTTGCAGCGCGTTGCCGGCGAGTCCTTGCGCCGCCATCTTGGCGCGCTGGAAAAGCGCAATGTCGAAGACGGTGCCGTCGTGGTGCTGGACAACGCGACGGGCGAAATCCTCGCCTGGGTCGGCTCCAGCGGCGACCTCTCGGAAGCCGGCGAAGTGGATGGCGTCACCGCGCTGCGCCAGGCCGGATCGACGCTGAAGCCCTTCCTTTATGGCATGGCCTTCGAGCGCCGTGACCTGACCGCCGCGTCGCTGATCGAGGACGCACCGCTGACATTGGCCACCGGCAACGGACTCTATGCGCCGCAGAATTACGAGCCCGACTATCGCGGCTGGGTCAGCGCGCGCACGGCGCTGGCCGGTTCGCTCAACGTGCCGGCGGTGAAGACGCTGGTACGCATCGGCGCCGACGACTTCGCCCAACGCCTGCGCCGCTTCGGTTTCGACAGCCTGACCGAGCGCGGCGACTGGTACGGCTACAGCCTGGCGCTGGGCTCGGCCGACGTCTCGCTCCTGATGCTGGCCAACGGCTACCGCACGCTGGCCAATCAGGGGCGCTGGACCCATGTGCGGGCCACGCCGGACGGCAAGGTGGCCCCCTGTCGCGGCGGCGCTTGCGGGACGTTTTCCGGCAAGCCGCAACGGGCCATGTCGGCCGCCGCCAGCTTCCTGATCGGCGACATCCTCGCCGACCGCGCCGCGCGCGCCGGCACGTTCGGTCTTGAATCCTGGCTCGCCACGCCCTACTGGAGCGCGGCCAAGACCGGCACCAGCAAGGACATGCGCGACAACTGGTGCGCCGGCTACTCGCGCCGCTTCACGGTGGCGGTGTGGGTGGGCAATGCCTCGGGCGCGGCGATGCACGATGTTTCCGGAATCTCCGGCGCGGCCCCGGTGTGGCGCGAGGTGATGGACTGGTTGCTCCGGGGTGACGTCGCCGGACGCGGCCGGTTAAGCAGCGTCGCGCCAAGCCCGCCGGCCGAAGTGATCGCACGCACCGTTCGTTTCGACCCGGTGGCGGGCGGCACTGCCGAGCCGTCGCGTCGCGAGTGGTTTCTGGCCGGCACCGAACGCAACGTGGTGCGCGCGGCGCAGGCCAAATCACTGGCGCGCATCGGCTACCCGGCGGCGGGCACGGTGATCGCGCTCGACCCCGACATTCCGCCGGGCCGCCAGCGCCTGCCGCTGCAACTGACAGCCAGGGGCGAAGCCGGCTGGCAATGGCACATGGACGGCAAACCCATCGGCCGCGCCGACCGCCCCGGCCGCTGGCTACCGCAACCCGGAAAGCACCGCCTGGCGCTGGTGGATGAGAAGAACGTCGAACTCGACGCCGTCGCCTTC
- a CDS encoding integrase core domain-containing protein, giving the protein MPWKDVRPMDEKILFIADYLRETDCFSRLCERYGVSRKTGYKWVARYRQTGAEGLGEQSRRPRHAAGETPYAVQQAILELRHDRHGPPGPKKIQALLASRFDAALIPSKTTIYNILRRAGQIEPQRRVRRVKGVQHTLKSAAQPNELWSADYKGQFKTGDGRWCYPLTVMDHASRYLLVCQGLPGTRFTETRAFFEQAFRHYGLPERLRTDNGVPFASLGVGGLSQLSVWWIRLGILPERITPGRPQQNGRHERMHRTLKQTLSHPPAANLKAQQIQLDGFRTHYNDQRPHEGLAQQNPSTCYTPSLRSYPARLPEVEYPGYFERQRVSQNGLIYWRALRVYIGYLLAGEWVGMEPVADGLWDVYFGPVRIGGFDERETKGQRNDYLTLKM; this is encoded by the coding sequence ATGCCTTGGAAGGATGTGCGACCGATGGACGAGAAGATACTTTTCATTGCTGACTACCTGCGCGAAACCGACTGCTTCAGTCGCCTGTGTGAGCGCTACGGCGTCAGCAGGAAGACAGGGTACAAATGGGTGGCCCGCTACCGCCAAACAGGCGCCGAAGGCCTGGGGGAACAGAGCAGGCGGCCCCGTCATGCGGCAGGAGAAACACCCTACGCCGTGCAGCAGGCGATCCTGGAGCTACGTCATGATCGACACGGACCGCCAGGGCCGAAGAAGATACAAGCCTTGCTGGCCAGTCGGTTCGACGCCGCACTCATCCCGTCGAAGACCACCATCTACAACATCCTGCGCCGGGCCGGACAGATCGAACCCCAGCGCCGGGTCCGCCGCGTCAAGGGTGTCCAGCACACCCTGAAATCCGCCGCACAGCCCAATGAACTGTGGAGCGCCGACTACAAAGGCCAATTCAAGACGGGTGACGGCCGCTGGTGCTATCCCCTGACCGTGATGGATCACGCCAGTCGCTACTTGCTGGTGTGCCAGGGTTTGCCTGGAACACGCTTTACCGAGACACGCGCCTTCTTTGAACAGGCGTTCCGGCACTACGGCCTGCCGGAGCGACTACGCACCGACAACGGCGTTCCGTTCGCCAGCCTCGGTGTCGGGGGTCTGTCGCAACTCTCCGTCTGGTGGATTCGACTGGGCATTCTTCCCGAGCGCATCACACCGGGGCGGCCCCAACAGAACGGACGCCATGAGCGCATGCACCGCACCCTCAAGCAGACACTCAGCCATCCGCCGGCTGCCAACCTCAAGGCGCAGCAGATTCAGCTTGACGGGTTTCGTACTCACTACAACGACCAGCGTCCGCATGAGGGCTTGGCACAGCAAAACCCGAGTACGTGCTACACGCCCTCGCTTCGCTCCTACCCGGCACGCCTGCCGGAGGTGGAGTATCCCGGCTATTTCGAGCGGCAGCGGGTCAGCCAGAATGGATTGATCTACTGGCGCGCACTCCGTGTGTATATCGGCTACTTGCTGGCCGGTGAATGGGTAGGCATGGAGCCGGTAGCCGATGGCTTATGGGATGTCTATTTCGGCCCCGTTCGTATCGGCGGCTTCGATGAGCGGGAAACCAAGGGGCAGCGTAACGACTACCTCACCCTGAAAATGTAA
- a CDS encoding glycosyltransferase family protein produces MHLLVDISAHGLGHLAQTAPVLDALHALAPGLRLTVRSALPRERLARRIAADFAHIEEARDFGFAMHNAVDIDLAASAQRYREFHADWSQRVIAEADWLRHHRIDALLSNVAYLPLAAAAQAGIAATGLSSLNWAELFARYFGGEPWAAEIHGQMLAAYNAGKGFLRVTPGLPMQDIPRRREIGPIAHIGRRDRTRVARLLNLKQGERWVLLAMGGMEFRLPVEDWPPISGLNWLVPGEWQIERDDVRSFDVAALHFSDLLASVDAVVTKPGYGTFVEAACGGIPILYLERDDWPETPHFAAWLATHGRAQVLTRERLLAGDFIAALQTLWRAPPPAVPQANGADEAARWLVRELGLA; encoded by the coding sequence ATGCATCTGCTGGTCGACATCTCGGCCCACGGGCTGGGCCATCTGGCGCAGACGGCGCCGGTGCTGGATGCGCTCCATGCGCTGGCGCCCGGCCTGCGCCTGACGGTGCGCAGCGCGCTGCCGCGTGAACGCCTGGCGCGTCGCATCGCAGCGGATTTCGCGCACATCGAGGAGGCACGCGACTTCGGCTTCGCCATGCACAACGCGGTGGATATCGACCTCGCCGCCAGCGCACAGCGCTATCGCGAATTCCACGCCGACTGGTCGCAACGCGTCATCGCCGAGGCGGACTGGCTGCGACACCACCGGATCGATGCGCTGCTGAGCAATGTCGCCTACCTGCCGCTGGCCGCCGCCGCGCAAGCCGGCATTGCCGCTACCGGACTGTCCTCGTTGAACTGGGCGGAGCTGTTCGCCCGTTATTTCGGCGGCGAGCCATGGGCGGCCGAAATCCACGGCCAGATGCTTGCGGCCTACAACGCAGGCAAGGGCTTTCTGCGCGTCACGCCGGGACTGCCCATGCAGGACATCCCGCGCAGGCGCGAGATCGGCCCGATTGCGCATATCGGCCGCCGCGACCGTACTCGGGTTGCGCGCTTGCTGAACCTGAAGCAAGGCGAGCGCTGGGTGCTGCTGGCGATGGGCGGCATGGAGTTTCGCCTGCCGGTGGAAGACTGGCCACCGATCTCCGGCCTGAACTGGCTGGTGCCGGGGGAATGGCAAATCGAGCGCGACGACGTGCGCAGCTTCGATGTTGCGGCATTGCATTTCAGCGACCTGCTGGCCAGTGTCGACGCCGTCGTCACCAAACCGGGCTACGGCACCTTCGTCGAGGCGGCCTGCGGCGGCATTCCCATCCTGTATCTGGAGCGCGACGACTGGCCGGAGACGCCGCACTTCGCGGCATGGCTCGCGACGCATGGCCGCGCCCAGGTGCTGACGCGCGAGCGGCTGCTGGCGGGCGACTTCATCGCCGCATTGCAAACGCTCTGGCGGGCGCCACCACCCGCCGTGCCGCAAGCCAATGGCGCCGACGAAGCGGCGCGCTGGCTCGTGCGGGAACTCGGCTTGGCCTGA
- a CDS encoding COG3904 family protein, with the protein MSHFRKKSHVLILRWLLWSSTLTWSINAYPGDAWQPPIVTAAQQEANREIRRNQVRIGNSSIWIWKSAHDNLMTQGELPSGVLGVVLRGSITSNDVAIFQKLLAPYLDKNYFNSNPKPQWYKPKPHDIGYLVSLDSEGGDLYAAMAIGRMFRKARVWAQVGWSGKCMSSCVILLAGAVKRSTFDGGPVGIHRPYSIDTNAISFEALQTKTTKLGADVSAYLREMNIPESLYENMKQIPPETIRVLSYSELKTFGLYDSDPVFSELNDNSEAHLARVTKGEYLSRKAQSKKCQMEGYKRLRLGNDGLPDTLEFAKMVRECDEMTIYKER; encoded by the coding sequence ATGTCACACTTTCGCAAGAAAAGTCATGTTCTGATACTTCGATGGCTTTTGTGGAGTTCAACTCTGACTTGGTCAATAAATGCTTACCCTGGCGACGCTTGGCAACCCCCTATTGTCACAGCCGCCCAACAAGAAGCAAATCGAGAAATTCGGAGAAATCAAGTTCGAATTGGAAACTCATCAATCTGGATATGGAAATCTGCCCACGATAACTTAATGACGCAAGGGGAGCTGCCATCTGGCGTACTAGGCGTCGTGCTGCGTGGATCGATTACAAGCAACGATGTGGCCATTTTCCAGAAACTACTGGCGCCTTATTTGGACAAGAACTATTTCAATAGCAACCCAAAGCCACAGTGGTACAAACCCAAGCCTCACGATATTGGATACTTGGTCAGCCTTGATAGTGAAGGGGGTGATTTGTATGCCGCTATGGCTATCGGACGCATGTTTCGCAAGGCGCGCGTATGGGCACAGGTGGGGTGGTCAGGCAAATGTATGAGTTCTTGCGTCATACTCTTGGCTGGGGCTGTGAAGCGGTCGACGTTCGACGGTGGCCCCGTGGGAATCCATCGACCATATTCGATAGATACCAATGCCATTTCATTCGAAGCATTGCAGACCAAGACTACAAAATTGGGAGCAGATGTCTCCGCATATCTTCGTGAAATGAATATCCCCGAATCTCTCTACGAAAACATGAAGCAGATACCTCCGGAAACGATCAGGGTACTCAGTTACTCTGAGTTAAAAACATTCGGACTATATGACAGCGATCCTGTCTTTTCTGAATTGAATGACAATAGTGAAGCCCACTTAGCTCGTGTAACGAAAGGAGAGTACTTGTCGAGAAAAGCACAATCTAAGAAATGTCAAATGGAAGGCTATAAACGTTTGAGACTTGGCAACGATGGCCTTCCTGATACATTGGAATTTGCGAAAATGGTCAGAGAGTGCGACGAAATGACGATCTATAAGGAGCGGTAA